Genomic segment of Candidatus Deferrimicrobiaceae bacterium:
GATATTCCGGCGTCACCGCGTAGCTCACCGCCTTTACCTGAACAGCTCCAACGGCTCAGCTTCCCGCCCTCGCCGACGAGAAAATAAATTTCTTTCGAGCCACGGTACAGAGCGGTGTGTTCGTAATCCTCGTCCCCGGGTTTCCCGACATTAATTTCGTGGAGCTTTGTCGCCGTTGTCGTATCGAAAATCACGCCATCGATTTCCAGTCGTAAGTTCATCGATTCACCTGCCTGCGGTCAGAGCCGTTGTAGTAGATTTGTCGGCACGTCTGCCGGAGGCGACTGGTAATCCGCGGCTCGCGGAGCCTCTCTCCAATCTGGTCGATAGAGAAATTGGACGTGAAGACGCTCAGGCGGTTCTTGTTGTAACGATTGCCAATGACAGCACGATAGATGCTCGTTGCAGTTGGAGTAGGTTGATCGGCACCAACATCGTCCAGGACAAGCAGAGTCCGATCGACATAACGCTTGATGGCTGCATCTTCCCCCTCGACACCCGCCTCTGTTTTTCGCCATTTTGCGGCTTGGATGTCCCGCACCATGTCGGCCGAATCGACGAAGCAGACATCCTTGGCTCGATATGCGTTGTAGTCGGACAAGGCCTCGAACATTTCGAGGTGCATACGGTGGCGAACCCATGCCCGACCGATTGCGACCGCGAAATGAGTCTTTCCAACCCCCAGAGGGCCGAAGATATAGATTCCGAGGCGGCTATCAAATAGCGGCTGGACTCCCCCGGCGAACTCCTCAGGGTATTTTTTCAGATCCGCCGCCCCAACCTCCTCCGGAAAGTTCGCCTTCCGAAGGATCTTTTTCACCTCATCCTCCCTCTCGGCCGGCAAAGGTGAGTACCACGGCATCGGTTGGTGGGGCGTCACCACCCGGAGCATCGGTGTATCTCGGGGTTCTATGGCCATCGCTGCCTCCACTGGTCATCTGCGCCAGAATGGTGTCAAGGTGCTTCTGCAGGAGATCAGGGCGAGACACCCTCCCGCCCCAAAATTCGTGGCTCAGAGCAAACCGTATTGCTCCTTCGATCGTTCTGGGTGACACGCCGGAATCGAGGATCGGCTGGAAATCACGACTCCACCGAACCAGCGTCTCCCCCTTCCGCTTTGTTTGCAGGCTTTGGATTTTAGGGACCCTGGCAATCAATGAGTCTGCGAACACGCGCGCGAGGCGGCCAGCCTCAGCTGCCGCCGGTGTGTGTTCCTTTTTCTCTTTTCTCTCTTCTGTCTTCTCTTTTGTACCGGGTGCCGATTCCGATACGGTATCGGCATGGGTGTCGGATACCCCCCCCGGAGGGGCTCCAGGCGGGGGATCTGATTCGGCACCAATTGCGGTATCTGGATGGATATCCGATACCCTATGCGATGGGATACCGGAATGGGTTGGGGTTGCCCCGTATCGGACGCGGATCGCCTGGACGCATGGAGATTTCTCGCTGTGTTCTGCCGCCTTCCCAAATACCGAGGCGAGTTGTTTCGAATTGAGTTTTCCACCCGCTTGCCGTTCGGCCATGCCTTGAACATAGACAAGGCGTCGATTGTCGTCATAAACGATCCACTCGGCTGTTACGAGGACATTGAGAGCCCCCTTGACGATATCGAGAGAGAGGCCAATCTCCTCCGCAATATCATCGGGGGCTAAAGGGAATAAACCGGAAAAGTGAGAGCGCGGTGACGTCTCAAGGTAAATGGCTACCAGCCGAACTTCGGCGGGGAAGGTAGCCAAAGCCTCCCAGAAGCCTTCGTGGACGATACGGTAGCCCACGGCTGCGCCCCTACCGAGTCGCCGGCACGTCCGTGGGTTCGATCGTGTTTCGAATAAGGAAAGCGAGGGCATCGGAGCGGAAAAATCGGACCAACTTGCCGACGTGGACAGTCTTAAGGCGTCCCTGCCGACCCAGCCTGTAGACTGTGTCGTCCGAAACGCCCAGGAGAGTAGACATTTCCTGCGCGGTGACAATTTCGGGGATAGTTGTAGGGACAGTTGAATTTCCCGTGTTCACGGTGATCCTCCGGCAGAGTAGTGGTCAGGTACGCAGCTGCGTCCTGATTGCCCGTCTGCCTTATGGCAGCAGGGCCACAAACCTCTGCGGAGTAAATCCGCGACACATGCGGGTTGATGGCCCGCGAACGAGGAGAAACACCCTCATTGACTGCAACTATATCAACGTAACAGTGATATGTCAAGTATATTTTTTTAATTATTATTTGTATTAGCTAAGGATATTTATTGTATATACGATAATCATCAAAAATGATCATATGTAATAGTTTTTATATCGTATGACAACATTATATCGTCATATGAAATCGTTTTCATATCTTATGACAACATTCCCTGCCTAAATCGGATATAAACATTATGATGAGCAGATTGCTCGCCATCGTACCTCCGAGTTCCCGTCTCAATCCAGGTTCTCCTTATAACGGCGTGGTCTGTCTAGTGTGGGTGCTCGTCTTTCATGGGGTGGTGGGATACCAAGAAATGTCGATCACTTAGATGGAACTCAGTTGGTCGTATAGTTGCCGCATTCCCGGTAGATCGCGGAGTCGCTCCGCGTAGGTTATGGCGTCTGCCTTCCGGCCACGGTCTGCCAACTTCGCCAGCAACGACTTTATCCGATCCTGATAATCCCAAGAGGGACGGTACGTTTCAATCACTCTTCCGAAGACAGCACTGACTTCGGCAACGTTCTTGTCGGCCAATAGGTCCAGCTTTTCAATAAACTCGTCGGCGTTGTGGGCTACGTAAACATAAGGCGCCACCGCGAGCAGCCATTCCATTTCTTTGTCTCCGATGGATTCCAGGTAGCAAACCAGCCGGCTTAAGCTCGACAAGAGACCTGATGGGAGCTCTGAAGCGGTGCGGCTCCAGGCAACGCACCGATCCCAGAAACTGAGGATTCGTTCGACCCGGTCATCCGACAATTCCTGATTGCTTACGCTCCAGAAAAACCCGCTGGCGTCCTCGAGATCTCCGACAAGACCCGCCTCGAAAAGGTATTTGAACCTTGGTGAATCAAGTTCCTCATCGCCCACAAGATAGGCAACCGCCATCCGTTCTATCAGCTTCTCCCGTGTATGACGCCCATTGAGTTCTTGTTGCAGAGCCCTGTCCAACACCCCACTCTTGACGAGCATGACGTAGATGGATTGGCTCGCAGGGGCAAAAGCAAGCCCTCCGAGGGCGCAAATAAAGTTCGCTGGAAAATCGGGGGAGAATATCCGGGGGACACGATTCTGCAACCATTCGTGACTCATGTAATCGAGATTTGTGAGATAGGCCCCCGCCAAAGTCGAAAATTCGTAGTTGGCGTTCTCGCACCGCGCCAGCTCGCGTTCAAATACAGGCTCCATTTCTGCCCATGCCTTTGCATGCGAACCGGACATCTTGTCGTCCAATCGGCAAACCCTCAGAGCGTGGTTAATCAGAGATTCAATCACCTTGCCCTTTGATGAGTTGATTGCCTGGTGCATTGGATCGTCGCCGACTTCCTTTTCGGCTTCCGCGTGCTCCAGCAAGATTCCGATCAACGCCCATGTGCGCGGCAGAAGTCTCTCGGGGTACGCCTTTGCATCGTTTCGCGTGCCGGCCTTAAGGAACTCGGCTACCATTGGCGGAATCCAGTCCCGGGTTGGCGTAAGACCCTGTTGGTCGAGAACCATCTCGTCCCAAAATTCCGGACTGCCAATCAGGGCCTCAAGATATTCCACCAGCAAATTCCAGGCGCGATCCCAGTCGATCCGGGGTTGATTCCCATTGGGAGACTCCCATAGACGCTTGAACCCGTTGATGACACCGTATTGGAAGGGCCGCTTAACACGAAGAAACGCGGGGAGCAGGCCAAGAAAGGTTTCGGGGGCAAGACCGACGGCCTCCTCAAGCACATCGACGAGTGCCTTTGTCGACGGCCCCCGCCACTCATCGAGTTGCTTGAAAGCGTTCAGCTTTTCGGCAATGGTCCCGGTTTCAGCGAAGAAGAGAAGTTCTTGCACCTCATAGGGTGTCGGACCGGACCCAAAGAATGACTCCATGTAAGAAATGAAATCCGGATGTACCGATAGAGCCCCGAGCGTCCTGTCGGATTGAAGTTCCTGGAACCAGGCATCCGCAACCGCGTGTCCTTTGCCCTCGATTGCGGATAGCCACCTACGCTGCGTACGCTTCCGCCGCCGCTCCGGCTCGTTTCCTTCCGGCAGAGGAATTTGCCGGATTGCCTCCAGCGTCCGGTCCTTCTCTCCCAGCTCCATCTGGTCGAAGCGCGCTTTGAGCAAACCATAAAGTT
This window contains:
- a CDS encoding ATP-binding protein, which encodes MKKILRKANFPEEVGAADLKKYPEEFAGGVQPLFDSRLGIYIFGPLGVGKTHFAVAIGRAWVRHRMHLEMFEALSDYNAYRAKDVCFVDSADMVRDIQAAKWRKTEAGVEGEDAAIKRYVDRTLLVLDDVGADQPTPTATSIYRAVIGNRYNKNRLSVFTSNFSIDQIGERLREPRITSRLRQTCRQIYYNGSDRRQVNR